In Buchnera aphidicola (Aphis nasturtii), the genomic stretch ATGAAAAATCATTAAATAGAAGTACTTGAATATTTATCAAGGCTTGATAAAAAACGAGTATACAAGAACTTTTTTATTAATACTATAAAAATACTTAAATACTAAAGATAAATCTTAAAAACAACTGAATATTACAAAATGAAAATTATTCAATCAGGCATCATAAATAAAACAGCATCAATTGCAATAATTATTTCTAGATTTAATCAATTTATTAATAATAACTTATTGTCTGGAGCACTCGATACTTTAAAAAGAATAGGCCGAATAAAAGAAGATAATATTTTACAAATATATGTACCTGGAGCTTATGAAATACCTTTAATAGCAAATTATATTTCAAAATATAAAAAATATAATGCTATTATTGTAATAGGAACAATAATCAAAGGCAGCACAGATCATTTTAAATACATTGCAAGTGATACATATAATAATCTTTCAAAAATTAGTATGAAATATTTTATTCCAATTACATTAGGAATATTAACTACAAATAATTTAGAAGAATCTATTGAAAGAGCGGGCTTAAAAATGGGTAATAAGGGTTCCGAAGCAGCATTAGCAGCATTAGAAATGATTAATGTTATAGAAACATTAAAAAAAAATAATGATTAAATTATGAAATATAATGAATTTGAAATTATTTCTAATTTTTTCAATAAGTATCAAAAAAAAGAAAAAAATCTCATTAAAGGTATTGGAGACGATAGCGCATTAATTAAAATACCAAAAAATAATATCCTTGCAATTAGTACTGATACTTTAGTAGAAGGAACACATTTTTTTCAAAACATAGATCCGAAAAATTTAGCATATAAAACAATTGCAGTAAATCTTAGTGACCTAGCTGCTATGGGAGCTCTTCCTAAATGGGTAATATTATCTATTACTATGCCTAAAATAGACGCTACATGGTTAAAATGCTTTAGTAATAACTTCTTTAGAATTTTAAATCAATATAAAATTACACTTATAGGTGGAGATACTAACTGCGGTCCTTTAAGTATTACATTAAGTGTTTATGGATTAATTCAAGGAAAAAAACAATTATTAAGACAAAATGCTAAAGAAGGAGATTTAATATATATTACAGGATCTCTTGGTGATAGCGCTGCTGGTTTTTTTTTACTTCAAAGAAAAAAATATTTTATAAATATAAAAATACGTAATTATTTAATTCAAAAGCATCTTAACCCTATTCCAAGAATTTCTGAAGGGATAATAATAAAAAATTTTGCCAATGCAGCAATAGATATATCAGATGGGTTAGTTTCTGATTTAGGACATATATTAGAAAAAAGTAAATGCGGAGCTAATATCGATTTAAATAAATTACCTATTTCTAATTATTTAATAAATAATTTTAAAAAAAATAATTATTTTGATTGGGCGTTATACTTTGGAGAAGATTATGAATTATGCTTTACAGTTTCTAAAAAAAATATTAATAAATTAAATTTAGCTATTAAAAAACGTTTAATTCAATGCAAACATATTGGATATATTACTTCAAAAGAAAAAGGTTTTAATTTAATAAAAAATAATAAAAAAATTAATTTTAAAAAAACAGGTTTTAATCATTTTAATTGAAAAATAATATTTAAAAAAATTTAGAAAATATGAAAAATATATTTTATATGAAAAGAGCAATACAACTAAGCAAATTAGGAGAATTTACAACTGCTCCAAATCCAAATGTTGGTTGTGTAATTGTTAATAAAAATTATATTGTTGGAGAAGGATGGCATAAAAAATATGGAGATCATCACGCTGAAATTAACGCATTAAGTATGGCAGGAGAAAAAGCGAAGGGAGGAACTGCATACATCACATTAGAACCATGTAATCATTTTGGGAAAACTCCTCCATGCTGTGACGCACTAATTAACGCTGGGATAAAACATGTAATAATTTCAAATTTAGATCCTAATCCGAAAGTATCTGGCAAAGGCATTATGTATCTTAAAAAAAATAATATTTCTGTAGAATTAGGATTATTATCAAAAGAATCTAAAAAATATAATAAAGGTTTTTTTAAACGAATGAAAACTGGTTTTCCATGAATCCAACTTAAATTAGCAATGTCATTAGATGGAAGAATTGCAATGAAAAATGGTGAAAGTAAGTGGATTACTTCTAAATATTCACGCCAAGATGTGCAAATGTTTCGAGCAAAAAGCTCAGCTATTTTAAGCAGTAGTAAAACTATTTTACGTGATAATGCAAAATTAACTGTAAGAAAAGAAGAATTCAATAAAAAAACACTATTTAAATTTCCTGAAAAAGATTTTAATCATCCAATAAGAGTGATTATAGATAGTCGAAATAAAATGCGAAAATCACATCCAATAATGGATACAAAAGATAAAATTTTATTAATTAGATTAAAACCAGATAACGAACTTTGGCCAAAAAATATAAAACAAATTATAACAAAACCGTATAAAAATCAAATTAATATTATTTCTACATTAAAATTTTTGGGAAATTTAGAAATTAATAATTTATGGATAGAAGCTGGTGGGCATTTATCTGGTTCTTTGTTAAAGATGAAATTAATAGATGAAATAATTATATATATTGCACCTAAAATATTAGGGCATGAAGCAAAACCATTATTTTTTTTTAAAAATCATTTAAAATTATTTGAATGTGTTAAATTTAATTTATTACATTTTAAAAAAATAGGACCAGATATAAGATTAATACTAAAACCGTAAAAAAATAAAAAATTAGGTAGATTTTATGATAAATCGATATTTTCGAAGAAAAGCTCGTGCTTGTGCTTTGCAAATGCTTTATTCCTGGGAAATTTCTCAAAATAATATCAAAGAGAATACAATAGAATTTTTAAAAGAAAAAAATAAACGAAATATTGACTTAGAATATTTTTATGATTTAATTTTAGGAGTTACTCATGACTGTAAAAGAATAGATAATTTAATGAAACCATATCTATCTCGATCACTTAAAAAACTAGGACAAATAGAAAAAGCAATTCTTAGAATTTCATTTTATGAACTATATAATAGAAATGATATACCTTACAAAGTATCTATTAATGAAGGTATTGAACTAGCTAAATTATTTGGATCAGAAGATAGTCATAAGTTTATTAACGGAGTTTTAGATAAAGCTGCGTTAAAAATTATCAAAGAAAAAAAATAATATTTTTAGATTTTAAAATCTTGAGTTTTAAAAATTATCTATTAAAAGTATTTTAAAATTTCAACACGATGAAATCCAAGAAAAAATTTTTTTTTCGATTCCTTCAGCGTGTAATTCATAATTATATTTAATTTCATTTCGACTACCTTGAGAAATAAATGTATCTGGAAGTCCAATATTTAATACTGGAACTAAAATTTTTTTTAACATGATAAATTCATTAACTGAACTACCTGCTCCACCAGAAATAATTCCTTCTTCAATAGTAACTAAAAATTGACATTGAGAAGATAACTTTAAAATCATATTTGTATCTAACGGCTTAACAAATCGCATATCAACTAAAGTTGCATTTAAATTATTCGCTGCTAATACAGCAGAATCTAACAAAGTACCAAAATTTAAAATAGCTATTTTATGGCCTACTCTTTTTAAAACAGATTTACCTAGTGGTATTATACGCATGGGCATTAATAATTCCCCGATTCCTTTTCCTTTAGGATATCTAACGACAGTAGGGCCTTTTTTATACATATATGCAGTATATAACATTTGCTTGCATTCGTTTTCATTACTTGGAGTCATGATTACAATTCCAGGTATACATCTTAAATAAGCTAAATCAAATATGCCTTGATGTGTTGGTCCATCATTTTCTACTATTCCACCTCTATCAATGGCGAACAAAACAGATAATTTTTGTAATGCAACATCGTGTATAATTTGATCATAAGAACGCTGTAAAAAAGTAGAATAAATTGCAACAACTGGACTATATCCTGCAGCAGCTAAACCAGCTGCAAAAGTAACTGCATGCTGTTCCGCAATAGCAACATCAAAATATTGATTAGGAAATAAACGAGAAAAATTAGACATACCTGAACCTTCACACATAGCAGGTGTGATAGCTATTAGTTTCTTATCAATGCTTGCTACTTCGCATAACCAAGAACCAAATATTTCTGAATAAGTTGGAATTCGATCAGAAGATAAAGAAGTATTTTTTGGAACTGTATGCCACTTAATAGGATTTAATTCCGCTGGGGGATAACCTTTTCCTTTTTTTGTAATCAAATGCAATAAACAACTACTTTTTTTGTTTTTTATATCTTTTAAAAGGTTAATTAAATTAAAAATATTATGTCCATCATAAGGTCCTAAATACTGAAAAGATAAATTTTCAAAAAATGAATTTTTTAATATATTACTGCATTTAGCACTTTTTAAAATTTTTAAATGTTTATTTAATGCACCTATATTTTTAGAAATAGACATTTCATTATCATTTAATATAACTAGTAAGTCAGATTGTATTATTCCTGCATGATTCATCGCTTCAAATGATATACCAGCAGTTATTGCTCCATCACCAATAACGCAAATAGTTTTTCTATTTTTTCCTTCTTTTTCAGCAGCAATAGATAAACCTAAACCTGCACTAATTGAAGTAGAAGAATGACCAGTACCAAATGTATCATATTGACTTTCTTCGCGAAAAGGAAATGGATGTAAACCATTTTTTTTTCTAATACTAGTAAGTTTTGCTGCTCTTCCAGTTAAAATTTTATGAGGATAGGATTGATGCCCTACATCCCATAGTAAATTATCAAACGGTGTATTATATACATAATGTAAAGCCACTGTAATTTCAACTACACCTAATCCAGATGCACAATGTCCTTCAGTAACAAAAATTATATCTAATAAATATTTTCTTAATTCACAACATAATTGAGGTAATTTTTTTATTGGCAAACATCTTAAATTTTTCACTGAATCAGCTAGGGATAAAATTGGATACTTTTTAATATCAAAATTCATTATGAACTCATTATTAAATTTATTTTGAACGTTGAATTATAAAATTTGTTAATAATTCTAATTTATCGACAATAAAAGATTTTTTTTTAAAAATTTTTAAAATAGACAATGCTTCCTGATACAAAATTTTTATTTTTTTTTGAGATGTTTTTATTCCAATTAAATTTGGATATGTATTATATATATTTTGATTATTTTTTATCTTGTTAATATCTTTTTGAAAATCAAAAATATCATCTTGAATTTGAAAAGCTAAACCAATACAAATAGAAAAACGATCTAATAATGATAAAATTCTTTTAGAAAAAAAATTTGAAGATAAATATGACAATCGAACAGAAGATCTAATTAAAAATGCAGTTTTATATAAATTAATTTTTTCCAATTCACTAACATTCAATTTTTTTATATCTTTTTGCAAATCTAATGTTTGTCCTATGCACATACCAGAAATGCCAATGGAATGAGATAATTCAGAAATTATTTTTATACGCTTTCTGTCAGAAACTCCAGGCATAATATATGTAGATAAAATATTAAACGCTAAACTTTGTAATGCATCTCCAGCAAGTATAGAAAAACTTTCGCCATATTTTATATGACAAGAAACATTTCCTCTTCGAAAAGAATCATTATCGATACATGGCAAATCATCATGAATTAAAGAGTATGCGTGGATTAATTCAATAGATATAGATATTGCATCTAGCGTAATGATATTAACTTTAAACATTTCTCCAACAATATAAACTAAACATGCACGTAATCTTTTACCTCCTATCAATGTTCCATATTTCATAGATTTTAAAAGAATCGAATTCTGAAAAGGTAAATTATTAAACATATCAAGTAGTTTTTTATTTATACGATTTTGATAAAAATCATAAAAATTATAAACATTCACATCTAAATACCCATAAAATGAAAAACGATATAAAAATCCTATCAATTATACTATAAATATTATTTTCTACAAAAACAATTAAAAATAAACCATATAAAAACTAAAAAAACTTCAAACAAAAAAATATGTGAAATATGTAAAAAAGTATACAACCATCCATTTAAAATGCCACCTAAAGATATCCCTAGATATTGACTAGTAGAATAAATACTCATAATACTGCCTTTATAAATATTGCCTTGATAATCATTAATAGATATGTTTTGACTTAAAAATGATGGAAGAAATACTTCTAGTATATTAAAAGCAATAAAAAAAATCTGTAAAGACAATATTAAATATATTACATGATTATATAAAAAAAACAAAAATAACGATGACAAAAAAATCAAGAAAACACATATTTCAATAATATTTTTTAAATGAGCATTAAACTTAGCATAAAAAATTATCAAATATAAAATAAAAAAAGAAATTACTATTGTAGTTAAATAAACAATCCAGTGATAATTTAATATAAGTCCAGAA encodes the following:
- the nusB gene encoding transcription antitermination factor NusB, with amino-acid sequence MINRYFRRKARACALQMLYSWEISQNNIKENTIEFLKEKNKRNIDLEYFYDLILGVTHDCKRIDNLMKPYLSRSLKKLGQIEKAILRISFYELYNRNDIPYKVSINEGIELAKLFGSEDSHKFINGVLDKAALKIIKEKK
- a CDS encoding polyprenyl synthetase family protein gives rise to the protein MNVYNFYDFYQNRINKKLLDMFNNLPFQNSILLKSMKYGTLIGGKRLRACLVYIVGEMFKVNIITLDAISISIELIHAYSLIHDDLPCIDNDSFRRGNVSCHIKYGESFSILAGDALQSLAFNILSTYIMPGVSDRKRIKIISELSHSIGISGMCIGQTLDLQKDIKKLNVSELEKINLYKTAFLIRSSVRLSYLSSNFFSKRILSLLDRFSICIGLAFQIQDDIFDFQKDINKIKNNQNIYNTYPNLIGIKTSQKKIKILYQEALSILKIFKKKSFIVDKLELLTNFIIQRSK
- the thiL gene encoding thiamine-phosphate kinase, translated to MKYNEFEIISNFFNKYQKKEKNLIKGIGDDSALIKIPKNNILAISTDTLVEGTHFFQNIDPKNLAYKTIAVNLSDLAAMGALPKWVILSITMPKIDATWLKCFSNNFFRILNQYKITLIGGDTNCGPLSITLSVYGLIQGKKQLLRQNAKEGDLIYITGSLGDSAAGFFLLQRKKYFINIKIRNYLIQKHLNPIPRISEGIIIKNFANAAIDISDGLVSDLGHILEKSKCGANIDLNKLPISNYLINNFKKNNYFDWALYFGEDYELCFTVSKKNINKLNLAIKKRLIQCKHIGYITSKEKGFNLIKNNKKINFKKTGFNHFN
- the dxs gene encoding 1-deoxy-D-xylulose-5-phosphate synthase is translated as MNFDIKKYPILSLADSVKNLRCLPIKKLPQLCCELRKYLLDIIFVTEGHCASGLGVVEITVALHYVYNTPFDNLLWDVGHQSYPHKILTGRAAKLTSIRKKNGLHPFPFREESQYDTFGTGHSSTSISAGLGLSIAAEKEGKNRKTICVIGDGAITAGISFEAMNHAGIIQSDLLVILNDNEMSISKNIGALNKHLKILKSAKCSNILKNSFFENLSFQYLGPYDGHNIFNLINLLKDIKNKKSSCLLHLITKKGKGYPPAELNPIKWHTVPKNTSLSSDRIPTYSEIFGSWLCEVASIDKKLIAITPAMCEGSGMSNFSRLFPNQYFDVAIAEQHAVTFAAGLAAAGYSPVVAIYSTFLQRSYDQIIHDVALQKLSVLFAIDRGGIVENDGPTHQGIFDLAYLRCIPGIVIMTPSNENECKQMLYTAYMYKKGPTVVRYPKGKGIGELLMPMRIIPLGKSVLKRVGHKIAILNFGTLLDSAVLAANNLNATLVDMRFVKPLDTNMILKLSSQCQFLVTIEEGIISGGAGSSVNEFIMLKKILVPVLNIGLPDTFISQGSRNEIKYNYELHAEGIEKKIFSWISSC
- the ribE gene encoding 6,7-dimethyl-8-ribityllumazine synthase; amino-acid sequence: MKIIQSGIINKTASIAIIISRFNQFINNNLLSGALDTLKRIGRIKEDNILQIYVPGAYEIPLIANYISKYKKYNAIIVIGTIIKGSTDHFKYIASDTYNNLSKISMKYFIPITLGILTTNNLEESIERAGLKMGNKGSEAALAALEMINVIETLKKNND